In a genomic window of Pseudochaenichthys georgianus unplaced genomic scaffold, fPseGeo1.2 scaffold_529_arrow_ctg1, whole genome shotgun sequence:
- the LOC117443064 gene encoding aerolysin-like protein, producing MAYPTTVHTVGGNGGSSFSLTGESTGATLKQINVWVGESTVKAVQIFLTDGRDGLFGKRSGSSQEYIFEPGECFTSLSLWGNGAGTRLGALKFKTNRSGEFFAKMTSWGLKTEYPIDVGSGICFGVAGMCGGDVDNMGFMFLNAVKKTVLMDVNYPTLSQVVPQVTVEEIKSIVYTNNTSADQENKIESSKKITKMSSWTVTNRMEATLSVEVSAGIPEVMEVTTGFSMTVGTESSYHLENTDERTETVSFTICVPAGKKVKAEITIGRATINLPYTGTVKITCNNGSVLQYDTSGEYKGLTYTEVKQILTEV from the coding sequence ATGGCTTATCCAACAACCGTGCATACAGTCGGTGGCAACGGTGGTAGCTCGTTTTCCTTGACTGGAGAGAGTACTGGAGCCACGCTAAAGCAGATTAATGTGTGGGTAGGAGAATCGACGGTGAAGGCTGTCCAAATCTTCCTCACAGATGGAAGGGATGGACTTTTTGGGAAACGATCTGGTTCTAGTCAAGAGTATATATTTGAGCCTGGGGAGTGTTTCACCTCTCTGTCGCTGTGGGGGAATGGAGCAGGTACTCGTCTAGGGGCCTTAAAATTCAAGACAAATCGTTCCGGAGAGTTCTTTGCCAAAATGACCAGCTGGGGATTGAAGACAGAATACCCCATAGATGTTGGCTCTGGAATCTGCTTCGGGGTTGCTGGAATGTGTGGCGGTGACGTTGACAACATGGGCTTCATGTTCCTCAATGCTGTCAAGAAAACCGTTTTGATGGACGTCAACTACCCAACACTGAGCCAAGTTGTACCGCAGGTGACTGTAGAAGAAATCAAATCCATCGTCTacaccaacaacacctcagCCGACCAAGAAAACAAGATTGAATCCTCCAAGAAGATTACAAAGATGTCCTCTTGGACTGTGACCAACCGCATGGAGGCAACTTTGAGTGTAGAAGTGAGTGCAGGAATTCCAGAGGTAATGGAGGTTACAACTGGATTCAGCATGACCGTGGGAACAGAGAGCTCTTACCATCTGGAAAACACTGACGAGAGAACGGAGACGGTAAGCTTTACCATATGTGTTCCTGCAGGAAAGAAGGTGAAAGCTGAAATTACAATCGGTCGAGCCACGATTAACCTGCCTTACACTGGCACTGTGAAAATAACCTGCAATAATGGCAGCGTGCTTCAGTATGACACCAGTGGTGAATACAAAGGTCTTACCTACACCGAAGTCAAACAAATTCTTACAGAAGTGTAG